One segment of Manihot esculenta cultivar AM560-2 chromosome 4, M.esculenta_v8, whole genome shotgun sequence DNA contains the following:
- the LOC110612543 gene encoding pentatricopeptide repeat-containing protein At2g33680-like: MPLPSQNRSFYNSLIQFSQQKSLQKGQALHAQIIKDTSSSSCIYLANGLVNFYAKCGHLPKAKLIFQQIRDKDVISWNCLINGYSQRGHSGSSIVMDLFQRMRAENTFPNAHTFAGVFNAASNLSCTLGGQQAHALAIKMASFYDVYVGSSLLNMYCKAGLHLEARKVFDIMPERNAVTWATMISGYAIQRLAREALRLFEWMLKEDEDLNEFVFTSVLSALAIPEFIDSGKQIHCLAVKSGLLAFVSTLNALVTMYAKCGSLDDSLQVFETSGSKDSITWSAMITGYAQSGDSQKALKLFSKMHFCGIKPSEFTLVGVLNACSDIGADEEGKQVHSYLLKLGFEFQMYIMTALVDMYAKCGCTADARKGFDYLQEPDVVLWTSMIAGYVQNGENEDALSLYGRMQMEGILPNELTMASVLKACSSLAALDQGRQIHARTIKYGLSLEVPVGSALSTMYAKCGSLDEGNIVFKRMPERDTVSCNAMISGLSQNGYGKEALDLFEEMLLEGTKPDDVTFVNVLSACSHMGLVEEGWAYFKMMFHGFGIVPRVEHYACMVDVLSRAGKLKEAKEFIESATIDHGMCLWRILLSACRNYRNYELGAYAGEKLMALGSQESSAYVLLSSIYTALGRPEDVERVRSTMRVRGVSKEPGCSWIELKSRVHVFVVGDQIHSHIGEIRLELRRLRKHMKDEGYQPASTNFDLN, encoded by the coding sequence ATGCCTCTTCCTTCTCAAAATCGCTCCTTCTACAATTCGCTTATTCAGTTTTCCCAGCAGAAAAGTCTTCAGAAAGGCCAAGCTCTCCACGCTCAGATTATAAAAGacacttcttcctcttcttgcaTTTACCTTGCAAATGGTCTCGTCAATTTCTACGCCAAATGCGGGCATTTACCCAAAGCCAAGCTCATATTCCAACAAATTCGTGACAAAGACGTTATCTCGTGGAATTGTCTTATCAATGGCTACTCACAGCGTGGCCACTCAGGCTCCTCAATTGTCATGGATTTGTTTCAGCGCATGAGAGCAGAGAATACGTTCCCAAATGCCCACACTTTTGCGGGTGTTTTCAACGCCGCATCAAACTTGTCGTGCACTTTGGGCGGCCAACAGGCCCATGCTCTTGCCATCAAAATGGCcagtttttatgatgtttatgtagggAGTTCTCTCCTTAATATGTACTGCAAGGCAGGTCTACATTTGGAGGCTCGCAAGGTGTTTGATATAATGCCTGAGAGGAATGCTGTTACATGGGCTACTATGATTTCTGGGTATGCGATTCAACGGCTGGCTAGAGAGGCTTTGAGGCTTTTTGAATGGATGCTTAAGGAAGATGAAGATTTGAATGAATTCGTGTTCACTAGTGTGCTTAGTGCTTTGGCCATCCCTGAATTCATTGATAGTGGCAAACAGATACATTGCCTAGCTGTTAAAAGTGGCCTGTTAGCATTTGTTTCTACTTTGAATGCTCTTGTTACCATGTATGCTAAATGTGGGAGCTTAGATGATTCACTTCAAGTGTTTGAAACGTCAGGTTCTAAGGATTCTATCACATGGTCAGCTATGATTACTGGTTATGCTCAAAGTGGGGATTCACAAAAGGCTCTGAAGCTCTTCTCTAAGATGCATTTTTGTGggataaagcccagtgagtttaCCCTTGTTGGCGTTCTTAATGCTTGTAGTGATATTGGTGCTGATGAAGAAGGAAAGCAAGTGCACAGCTATTTATTGAAGTTGGGATTTGAGTTCCAAATGTATATAATGACAGCTTTGGTTGACATGTATGCAAAATGTGGTTGTACAGCAGATGCTCGGAAAGGTTTTGATTATTTACAAGAACCTGATGTAGTTCTTTGGACATCCATGATCGCAGGGTATGTACAAAATGGAGAGAATGAAGATGCTCTAAGCTTGTATGGTCGAATGCAGATGGAAGGGATTTTGCCCAACGAACTAACAATGGCCAGTGTCTTAAAAGCATGTTCAAGCCTTGCTGCTTTGGATCAAGGAAGGCAGATTCATGCCCGCACTATTAAGTATGGACTCAGTCTGGAAGTTCCTGTTGGAAGTGCACTTTCAACCATGTACGCAAAATGTGGGAGTTTAGACGAGGgaaacattgtatttaaaagaATGCCAGAGAGAGATACAGTCTCATGCAATGCGATGATATCTGGACTTTCTCAAAATGGGTATGGTAAGGAAGCTCTAGATCTCTTTGAGGAAATGCTACTAGAGGGGACAAAGCCAGATGATGTCACATTTGTGAATGTTCTCTCTGCTTGTAGCCACATGGGATTGGTGGAGGAAGGGTGGGCGTATTTCAAAATGATGTTCCACGGATTTGGTATCGTTCCAAGAGTAGAGCATTATGCATGTATGGTTGATGTTTTGAGTCGTGCTGGGAAACTTAAGGAAGCAAAAGAATTTATTGAGTCAGCAACCATAGACCACGGCATGTGTTTATGGCGCATTTTATTAAGTGCCTGTAGGAATTACCGAAACTATGAATTGGGAGCCTATGCAGGTGAGAAACTAATGGCGTTGGGCTCACAAGAATCATCTGCTTATGTGTTGTTGTCGAGTATCTACACTGCCTTGGGCAGGCCTGAGGATGTGGAACGAGTCAGGAGCACGATGAGAGTTCGAGGAGTGAGTAAGGAGCCTGGGTGTAGCTGGATTGAACTCAAGAGTCGTGTCCATGTATTTGTGGTTGGGGACCAAATACATTCACATATTGGAGAAATACGATTAGAGTTACGAAGGTTGAGAAAACACATGAAGGATGAAGGTTACCAACCAGCTTCTACGAATTTTGACCTTAATTAA